A single window of Paenibacillus sp. FSL H8-0537 DNA harbors:
- a CDS encoding DMT family transporter — translation MKYLLSVLFGAISYGVLSTIVVLAYGQGYQLGEVVGAQLLTGFILAWMLAFYTKQREQRKARTASNAVSPVAQAAEAAKALAAKLTWKSRVLLMLAGMPTAITGLLYYHSLRYIPASLAIILLFQFTWISVLIQAFSKRQRPKGVMMLALIVLFGGTLLAAGIMEDGAAQFNWIGIIFGLLSAVSYSLLILFSGKAVPAVHPAYRSAWMITGGLLLVFILFPPMFLFNGLIWGQLLVFGFLLGLFGAFIPPVLFAIGVPHIGEGMAGVLGAAELPVAVTMSALILNEHVSMLQWVGVVVVLMGILLPELKRFKGRSQRTMAA, via the coding sequence ATGAAGTATTTATTATCGGTTTTATTCGGTGCGATTAGTTACGGTGTGTTGTCTACAATCGTGGTACTGGCCTATGGTCAAGGCTACCAATTAGGTGAAGTGGTTGGTGCGCAGCTGCTGACGGGATTTATTTTGGCCTGGATGCTGGCTTTTTATACGAAACAGCGGGAGCAGCGCAAAGCCCGTACGGCTTCAAACGCAGTTTCTCCTGTTGCTCAAGCAGCCGAGGCTGCCAAAGCACTTGCCGCTAAGCTGACGTGGAAAAGCAGAGTGCTGCTAATGCTTGCGGGTATGCCGACAGCTATAACAGGCTTGTTGTATTATCATTCGCTTCGTTATATTCCAGCTTCGCTGGCTATTATTTTATTGTTTCAATTCACATGGATCAGCGTATTGATTCAAGCATTCAGCAAGCGTCAACGTCCTAAAGGCGTTATGATGCTGGCATTGATTGTTTTGTTCGGAGGCACGCTGCTTGCTGCCGGCATTATGGAGGACGGCGCTGCCCAGTTCAACTGGATCGGCATCATTTTCGGCTTATTGTCCGCCGTGAGCTACTCCTTGTTAATTTTGTTCAGCGGCAAAGCGGTGCCAGCTGTACACCCGGCTTACCGCAGTGCTTGGATGATTACTGGCGGTTTGCTGCTAGTGTTTATTTTATTCCCGCCAATGTTTCTGTTTAATGGTTTGATTTGGGGACAACTGCTTGTGTTCGGTTTCCTGCTAGGGCTATTCGGTGCATTTATCCCGCCTGTCCTGTTCGCAATCGGCGTGCCGCATATTGGTGAAGGCATGGCTGGCGTATTAGGCGCAGCCGAGCTTCCTGTAGCTGTCACGATGTCGGCCCTTATATTGAATGAGCATGTGAGCATGCTGCAATGGGTGGGCGTCGTTGTCGTGCTAATGGGCATTTTGCTGCCAGAGCTGAAACGCTTTAAAGGGCGTTCACAGCGTACAATGGCTGCTTAA